Proteins co-encoded in one Rudaeicoccus suwonensis genomic window:
- a CDS encoding NUDIX domain-containing protein, which translates to MSGTHPVLPADIADRLAPQHVTSSQLAYHGRVWDVVTDDVDLGEAGHVTRDYVRHTGAVAVLALRGEPGAEEVVLIQQYRHPVGTFDWEIPAGLLDIAGEDPRDAAARELREEADLDAHEWHVLLDLFTSPGASSENLRVFLARDVFPATADGFDREGEEADMPTGWISLDDAVTAALEGRLHNGIAVASVLAGSVARQQNWSSLRPADVPWPEHPAYR; encoded by the coding sequence ATGAGCGGAACGCACCCGGTGCTGCCTGCCGACATCGCCGACCGGCTCGCGCCCCAGCACGTCACGTCGTCACAGCTGGCCTACCACGGCCGTGTCTGGGACGTCGTGACCGACGATGTCGATCTCGGCGAGGCGGGGCACGTGACGCGCGACTACGTGCGGCATACCGGAGCAGTCGCCGTACTCGCGTTGCGCGGTGAACCCGGCGCCGAAGAGGTGGTGTTGATCCAGCAGTACCGTCACCCGGTCGGGACCTTCGACTGGGAGATCCCGGCGGGCCTGCTCGACATCGCGGGGGAGGATCCGCGCGATGCTGCCGCTCGCGAGTTGCGCGAGGAGGCCGACCTCGACGCTCACGAGTGGCACGTGCTGCTGGACCTGTTCACCTCACCCGGTGCCTCGTCGGAGAACCTGCGGGTCTTTCTGGCACGCGACGTGTTCCCGGCGACGGCGGACGGATTCGACCGGGAGGGCGAGGAGGCTGACATGCCGACCGGCTGGATCAGCCTGGACGATGCAGTCACCGCTGCGCTGGAGGGCCGCCTGCACAATGGCATCGCGGTCGCGTCAGTTCTCGCGGGATCCGTTGCACGTCAACAGAACTGGTCTTCGCTTCGACCAGCCGACGTTCCGTGGCCCGAGCACCCGGCATACCGATGA
- a CDS encoding MurR/RpiR family transcriptional regulator, producing MSEHLLARLRAQAPSLGGAERAVAQVILDRADDIIELSSAQVAELAGVSRPTVVRTCQSLGLSGYQQLRVLLAREGVATATSTAIPADPADGPRATVAATFRHVAASVDAMIALLTDEAVDAAVELLATARRLIVVGHGFSAPLAADATARLNDSGRVSERFPDIIGEHIAVSALSSDDVVLIVSGSGSNRLSLTIARAARDASARVVVLTAFSHSPLVELADVTLVTGMPELSFRDEIVVTSRIPQTILLEGLLTAVADRLGDSGQAAKAHSVDVVSRYIEE from the coding sequence ATGAGTGAGCACCTGCTCGCCCGATTGCGAGCGCAAGCGCCGTCGCTGGGCGGCGCCGAGCGCGCGGTCGCCCAGGTGATCCTGGACCGCGCCGACGACATCATCGAGTTGTCGAGTGCCCAGGTGGCCGAACTCGCCGGGGTCTCACGCCCGACGGTGGTCCGCACCTGCCAGTCGCTGGGTCTGAGCGGTTACCAACAGCTGCGGGTGCTGCTCGCCCGCGAGGGTGTGGCGACCGCAACCAGCACCGCCATACCTGCCGACCCTGCGGATGGCCCACGCGCCACCGTCGCTGCGACCTTCCGTCATGTGGCCGCATCGGTGGACGCCATGATCGCCCTGCTCACCGATGAGGCGGTGGACGCTGCCGTTGAGCTGTTGGCGACTGCCCGCCGCCTCATCGTCGTCGGGCATGGCTTCTCCGCGCCGCTGGCGGCCGATGCGACCGCCCGCCTCAACGACTCCGGGCGCGTCTCCGAGCGCTTCCCCGACATCATCGGCGAGCACATCGCAGTGTCCGCCCTCAGCAGTGACGACGTCGTGCTCATCGTCTCCGGCTCCGGCAGCAATCGCCTGTCCCTGACGATCGCGCGGGCTGCGCGTGACGCAAGCGCACGGGTGGTCGTGCTGACCGCGTTCAGTCACTCGCCGCTGGTCGAGCTCGCCGACGTCACCCTGGTCACCGGTATGCCGGAGCTGTCCTTCCGCGACGAGATCGTCGTGACCAGCCGCATCCCGCAGACGATCCTGCTGGAGGGCCTGCTGACCGCTGTGGCAGACCGTCTGGGCGACTCCGGGCAGGCCGCGAAGGCACACTCGGTCGATGTCGTGTCCCGTTACATCGAGGAGTGA
- the phnD gene encoding phosphate/phosphite/phosphonate ABC transporter substrate-binding protein produces MAHRSLVGAAALAAASAFALAGCGASSAGGNSAGGSPSGSSSGGGACAGTSTASASAPKSLTLALVPSGNANQLVQTVKPLTDALTKSLGIPVKGVITEDYQAAVEAIGANQAQIGMLPSLQMSQACQRYGAVPSLQSVRAGKSTYAAQFFTNDPNKFCTTTPVKGANGMLYCNGTQSGNGPAGLSSLSKVKGASITLLQPASPAGYIFPVAALKAAGISLSDLKVTQVTANDAAIQSVYNGDSQVGASYWDARTVVVKSDPNVGQKVVVFALTNEIPNDGVSLSSKLSPAWQTKIKDALLAYAATPAGKNALNAIYQITGLAPANASALDQTQQVANSIGVN; encoded by the coding sequence ATGGCTCATCGCTCTCTCGTCGGCGCAGCGGCACTCGCCGCGGCCTCGGCGTTCGCCCTCGCCGGCTGCGGCGCCTCCAGTGCCGGCGGCAACTCCGCCGGCGGGTCGCCGTCCGGCTCCAGCTCAGGCGGTGGCGCATGCGCGGGCACCTCCACGGCATCCGCCTCGGCGCCGAAGTCACTGACGTTGGCGCTGGTTCCCTCCGGCAACGCCAACCAGCTCGTCCAAACGGTCAAGCCGCTGACCGACGCGCTCACCAAGAGTCTGGGGATCCCGGTCAAGGGCGTCATCACCGAGGACTACCAGGCCGCTGTCGAGGCGATCGGTGCCAACCAGGCGCAGATTGGCATGCTCCCCTCGCTGCAGATGTCGCAGGCCTGCCAGCGGTATGGCGCGGTCCCGTCGCTGCAGTCGGTACGCGCCGGCAAATCGACCTATGCCGCGCAGTTCTTCACCAACGACCCGAACAAGTTCTGCACGACGACGCCGGTCAAGGGCGCCAACGGGATGCTCTACTGCAATGGCACCCAGTCCGGCAACGGACCCGCCGGGTTGAGTTCGCTGTCCAAGGTCAAGGGCGCCAGCATCACCCTGCTGCAGCCCGCCTCCCCCGCGGGCTACATCTTTCCGGTTGCCGCGCTGAAGGCCGCCGGGATCTCGCTGAGCGACCTCAAAGTCACCCAGGTCACCGCCAACGACGCCGCGATCCAGTCGGTCTACAACGGTGACTCGCAGGTGGGCGCGTCGTACTGGGACGCCCGCACCGTCGTGGTCAAGAGCGACCCGAACGTCGGCCAGAAGGTCGTGGTCTTCGCCCTGACCAACGAGATCCCCAACGACGGCGTGTCGCTGTCGAGCAAGCTGAGCCCGGCGTGGCAGACCAAGATCAAGGACGCGCTGCTGGCGTATGCCGCGACGCCCGCCGGCAAGAACGCGCTCAACGCGATCTACCAGATCACCGGTCTGGCTCCGGCGAACGCCTCGGCGCTGGACCAGACCCAGCAGGTCGCCAACTCGATCGGTGTGAACTGA
- the phnE gene encoding phosphonate ABC transporter, permease protein PhnE has translation MSAPSLAPGAATATRPAKPGRLPIKLGWALLVVIVLICFWRVNVDWSELSDFFPSLFHYIHLMFGPPAWSQTSAAFSATVLSVQMAWIGAILGVLVSFPLSFLAAANVVPVWVRLPVRLILAVFRAVPEVVIAILILSVTGLTAWTGALALGIGSIGTLGKWGYESFESVAPGPMEAARSTGGSRFAIVRWGLWPQAQSEVLAFWLYRFEISVRSSAILGLIGAGGIGKMLSDNIQYQNWNVVGMLLIVVVIVTMIIDQISGTLRQRLITGRWAWVGYGKRRRSLTPKSV, from the coding sequence ATGAGCGCCCCGTCCCTCGCACCCGGTGCAGCGACCGCCACACGCCCGGCGAAGCCGGGCCGCCTGCCGATCAAACTCGGGTGGGCACTGCTCGTGGTGATCGTGCTCATCTGCTTCTGGCGGGTGAACGTGGACTGGTCGGAGTTGTCCGACTTCTTCCCCAGCCTGTTCCACTACATCCATCTGATGTTCGGGCCACCGGCCTGGTCGCAGACCTCCGCGGCCTTCTCAGCAACGGTCCTGAGCGTCCAGATGGCCTGGATCGGCGCCATCCTCGGTGTGCTGGTGTCGTTCCCACTGTCCTTCCTCGCGGCGGCCAACGTCGTGCCGGTGTGGGTGCGCCTGCCCGTGCGGCTGATCCTGGCGGTCTTCCGGGCGGTGCCCGAGGTCGTCATCGCGATCCTGATCCTGTCGGTCACCGGTCTGACCGCCTGGACCGGCGCCCTCGCCCTCGGCATCGGCTCGATCGGCACGCTGGGCAAGTGGGGCTATGAGTCGTTCGAGTCGGTTGCACCCGGTCCCATGGAGGCTGCCCGTTCAACCGGTGGGTCGCGCTTCGCGATCGTCCGGTGGGGCCTGTGGCCGCAGGCGCAGTCCGAGGTACTCGCGTTCTGGCTCTACCGCTTCGAGATCTCGGTCCGCTCGTCAGCCATCCTCGGCCTGATCGGCGCCGGCGGTATCGGCAAGATGCTGAGCGACAACATCCAGTATCAGAACTGGAACGTCGTCGGCATGCTGCTGATCGTGGTGGTCATCGTCACGATGATCATCGACCAGATCTCCGGGACGCTGCGTCAGCGGCTGATCACCGGCCGCTGGGCGTGGGTCGGCTACGGCAAGCGCCGCAGGTCGCTCACACCCAAGAGCGTGTGA
- the phnE gene encoding phosphonate ABC transporter, permease protein PhnE — protein MTAGDTRVTARPPKPRRGAGVWIVAIVLIAITVWSGRGVQVDIPAIWENFGNASGTLVQLMQPDYGFFSQTLTAIEETLMMAVIATAIGSAVSLPLAFLASRATNPSRGLLAVIRFVNNLIRAIPDLLYAAIFVAVVGTGALSGIIALIFFNIGIVVKLVSEALDGLDRGPQEAALAAGGTWFAADRASMLPAVAPSYASHVLYTFEVNIRASTVIGLVGAGGLGVLIDNVRTFYHYHYLSLIILEILVLVLLVEAGSSTLRKRLAR, from the coding sequence GTGACCGCCGGGGACACCCGGGTGACGGCGCGGCCGCCGAAGCCCAGGCGTGGAGCCGGCGTGTGGATCGTGGCGATCGTGCTCATTGCGATCACGGTCTGGTCGGGGCGCGGGGTGCAGGTCGACATACCCGCCATCTGGGAAAACTTCGGCAACGCCTCGGGCACCCTGGTGCAGTTGATGCAACCGGACTACGGCTTCTTCTCGCAGACGCTCACAGCCATCGAGGAGACGCTAATGATGGCGGTCATCGCGACCGCGATCGGCTCGGCGGTCTCGCTGCCGCTGGCCTTCCTCGCGTCCCGCGCAACCAATCCGTCGAGGGGCCTGCTGGCCGTCATACGGTTCGTCAACAACCTCATCCGCGCGATCCCCGACCTGTTGTATGCCGCGATCTTCGTCGCGGTCGTCGGCACCGGCGCACTGTCCGGCATCATCGCGCTGATCTTCTTCAACATCGGCATCGTGGTGAAGCTGGTGTCCGAAGCACTGGACGGCCTCGACCGCGGCCCGCAGGAGGCGGCACTGGCAGCCGGTGGCACGTGGTTCGCGGCCGACCGCGCCAGCATGCTGCCGGCGGTCGCGCCGAGCTACGCCTCCCACGTGCTCTACACCTTCGAGGTCAACATCCGCGCTTCGACGGTGATCGGGCTGGTCGGCGCCGGAGGCCTCGGTGTGCTGATCGACAACGTGCGAACGTTCTACCACTACCACTACCTGTCGCTGATCATCTTGGAGATCCTCGTGCTGGTGCTCCTCGTGGAGGCCGGCTCCTCCACCCTGCGGAAGCGACTGGCGCGATGA
- a CDS encoding patatin-like phospholipase family protein, with amino-acid sequence MTDTALVIEGGAMRGTHTAGAVVALIEAGIRVSWVSSISAGSTNASNYLTQDAWRAKACFTTFAQDPKFGGWRSFARGNGFFNSKYIYTESGLPGAAVPFNWQRWSESTDQWRIGAFDATDGRTVYWGREDMPTMHDVFVRVQASSSMPVLMPAVRIDGHQYLDGAIGSSGGVPLDAAQADGFERFLVLLTQPRGFVKAPQGHERALRTYFRKYPAVAEAMRTRADRYNATRDELLELEKSGHAYLFTPEHALVSNGERRLDVLERTFQDGYEQAVRELPAIREFLGIDNSATS; translated from the coding sequence GTGACCGACACCGCCTTGGTGATCGAAGGCGGTGCGATGCGCGGCACCCATACGGCCGGCGCGGTGGTCGCGCTCATCGAGGCGGGCATCCGGGTGTCGTGGGTGAGCAGCATCTCCGCAGGCTCGACGAATGCGTCCAACTACCTGACCCAGGACGCCTGGCGCGCGAAGGCGTGCTTCACCACGTTCGCGCAGGACCCGAAGTTCGGTGGCTGGCGAAGCTTCGCGCGAGGGAATGGCTTCTTCAACTCGAAGTACATCTACACCGAGTCCGGACTGCCAGGAGCCGCAGTGCCTTTCAACTGGCAACGGTGGTCGGAGTCGACCGATCAGTGGCGGATCGGTGCTTTCGACGCCACCGACGGCCGCACCGTCTACTGGGGACGGGAAGACATGCCGACGATGCACGATGTGTTCGTACGGGTGCAGGCGTCGTCGTCGATGCCGGTGCTCATGCCTGCGGTCCGGATCGACGGCCATCAGTACCTCGACGGTGCCATCGGGTCCTCCGGTGGTGTGCCACTGGATGCCGCCCAGGCCGACGGTTTCGAGCGCTTCCTCGTGCTGCTGACCCAGCCGCGAGGCTTCGTCAAAGCTCCGCAAGGCCACGAACGGGCGCTACGCACATACTTCCGCAAGTACCCCGCCGTCGCGGAGGCGATGCGCACCCGCGCCGACCGCTACAACGCGACCCGCGATGAGTTGCTTGAACTCGAAAAGTCCGGCCACGCATACCTATTCACTCCCGAACACGCATTGGTGTCGAACGGTGAACGCCGGCTGGATGTGCTCGAGCGGACCTTCCAGGACGGTTACGAGCAGGCCGTTCGCGAGTTGCCCGCCATTCGCGAATTTCTAGGCATCGACAACTCAGCCACCAGCTGA
- a CDS encoding YchJ family protein, protein MTDDDICPCDTGRSFDQCCGPLLASERLADTAVELMRSRYTAYVYGNREHLWRTWHPTTRPAEVTLGPDTTWISLHINRIEAGTESDSHGFVDFTATYAGGRLHERSRFERRAGRWFYLDGQDA, encoded by the coding sequence GTGACCGACGATGACATCTGCCCTTGCGACACCGGCCGCAGCTTCGATCAGTGTTGCGGGCCGCTGCTGGCCAGCGAGCGTCTGGCGGACACCGCGGTGGAACTGATGCGTTCGCGCTACACGGCCTATGTCTACGGCAACCGCGAACACCTGTGGCGGACGTGGCATCCCACGACGCGTCCGGCCGAGGTGACCCTCGGCCCCGACACCACGTGGATCTCGTTGCACATCAACCGGATCGAGGCTGGGACCGAGTCCGACTCGCACGGGTTCGTCGACTTCACGGCAACGTATGCCGGGGGCCGTCTGCACGAGCGCTCGCGCTTCGAACGTCGGGCTGGTCGGTGGTTCTACCTCGACGGTCAGGACGCCTGA
- a CDS encoding metallophosphoesterase — protein sequence MTRLRILHLSDTHILRSGELHLGTTDTRAHLASALAHLQGIGSLDAVVVSGDCSDDGSRDSYEFLSAQVGGFAAAHGATPVYVVGNHDDRAGFTAVLGDGVGGVVQAADAPVDALASITGHTFAVLDTQVPGRDYGQLDEARVRVLAGAVVAAGAPVVLTLHHPPVPSASRITHVLELVNPGALQPLLATGLVRVILAGHYHHQLSSSFGGVPVHVAPGVANVVDPSAGYPAHVTRPIWGAQVVTVRDESVDVMAIQAGSDGPANALSDDLMQRIAAGSGPADWLERWKDPAP from the coding sequence ATGACACGGCTGCGGATCCTGCACCTTTCCGACACGCACATCCTGCGTTCGGGCGAGCTGCACCTGGGCACCACGGACACCCGCGCCCACCTGGCGTCGGCGCTGGCGCACCTGCAGGGCATCGGCTCCCTGGACGCAGTGGTCGTCTCGGGTGACTGCTCCGACGACGGTTCTCGCGATTCCTACGAGTTCCTGTCGGCGCAGGTCGGCGGGTTCGCAGCCGCACACGGTGCGACCCCGGTCTACGTCGTCGGTAATCACGACGACCGGGCCGGTTTCACCGCTGTGCTCGGCGACGGCGTCGGCGGTGTGGTGCAGGCCGCGGATGCACCGGTCGATGCACTCGCCTCGATCACCGGGCACACCTTCGCCGTGCTCGACACACAGGTGCCCGGCCGTGATTACGGGCAACTGGACGAGGCACGAGTCCGCGTCCTCGCCGGAGCGGTCGTCGCTGCCGGAGCACCCGTGGTGCTGACCTTGCACCACCCGCCCGTGCCCTCCGCCAGTCGCATCACGCATGTGCTGGAACTGGTGAATCCGGGGGCGTTGCAACCACTTCTGGCGACGGGACTCGTGCGCGTCATACTTGCCGGGCACTATCACCACCAGTTGTCGTCGTCCTTCGGCGGCGTGCCGGTGCACGTGGCACCCGGCGTGGCCAACGTCGTCGACCCGAGCGCGGGCTACCCGGCTCACGTCACCCGCCCGATCTGGGGCGCGCAGGTGGTCACCGTCCGCGACGAGAGTGTCGACGTCATGGCGATCCAGGCAGGCTCCGACGGACCCGCGAACGCGTTGTCCGACGACCTCATGCAACGCATCGCTGCGGGCAGCGGACCGGCCGATTGGCTGGAGCGATGGAAGGACCCGGCACCATGA
- a CDS encoding aminotransferase class I/II-fold pyridoxal phosphate-dependent enzyme, producing the protein MTPSARSVVPPFHVMEVLRAAAVRQRSHGDMILLCVGQPSTPAPRPVLDAVHEAVDAEQLGYTEGNGIPALRETIARHYEATYSVTIDPDEVVVSSGSSGGFSTLLLTAFDAGDRIVMARPGYPAYRNTLHALGLDVVEIQCGERTRFQPTVGQLEELVASDGPVAGLIIASPANPTGTIIDPDELAALADWCRQHNVLLISDEIYHGISYGRPTHTAWEFSRDAVVLGSLSKFWSMTGWRVGWNLLPEHLRRPFDVLQTNLSICAPAVSQHGAVAAFSPEATAQLQRHVERYAVNRQVLLDRLPALGITSFAPPDGAFYAYCDISHLTSDSVAWCADLLEATGVALAPGIDFDPVDGGRFVRLSFCGDTAALHEGLDRIQAYV; encoded by the coding sequence ATGACACCGTCTGCCCGCAGCGTCGTTCCGCCCTTCCACGTCATGGAGGTTTTGCGGGCTGCCGCTGTGCGCCAGCGGTCGCACGGAGACATGATCCTGCTGTGCGTCGGTCAGCCGTCGACCCCTGCGCCACGGCCCGTGCTCGACGCGGTCCACGAGGCGGTTGATGCAGAACAGCTGGGCTACACCGAGGGCAACGGCATACCGGCCTTGCGAGAGACGATCGCCCGGCACTACGAGGCGACATACAGCGTGACGATTGATCCGGACGAGGTTGTCGTCAGCAGCGGTTCATCCGGAGGATTCAGCACGTTGTTGCTGACGGCCTTCGATGCGGGGGACCGGATCGTGATGGCGCGGCCGGGCTATCCGGCATACCGAAACACCCTGCACGCGCTCGGTCTGGACGTCGTGGAGATCCAGTGCGGCGAGCGGACGCGCTTCCAGCCCACTGTCGGCCAACTCGAGGAACTCGTCGCCAGCGACGGCCCGGTCGCCGGGCTCATCATCGCCAGCCCCGCCAATCCGACCGGCACGATCATCGATCCCGATGAGCTTGCGGCGCTTGCGGATTGGTGCAGGCAGCACAACGTGCTGCTCATCTCCGACGAGATCTACCACGGCATCTCCTACGGCCGCCCGACGCACACCGCGTGGGAGTTCTCGCGGGATGCTGTGGTGCTCGGGTCGCTCAGCAAGTTCTGGTCGATGACCGGATGGCGGGTCGGCTGGAATCTGCTGCCGGAGCACCTGCGCCGGCCGTTCGACGTCCTGCAGACCAACCTGTCGATCTGCGCACCAGCCGTCTCGCAACATGGTGCGGTCGCAGCGTTCTCGCCCGAGGCGACAGCGCAACTCCAGCGCCACGTCGAGCGCTATGCCGTCAATCGGCAGGTGCTGCTCGACCGGCTCCCGGCCCTGGGGATCACCTCCTTCGCACCACCGGACGGCGCGTTCTATGCCTACTGCGACATCTCGCACCTGACGTCCGATTCGGTGGCGTGGTGCGCGGATCTGCTCGAGGCGACGGGCGTGGCGCTCGCGCCTGGCATCGACTTCGACCCGGTCGACGGGGGACGTTTCGTCCGGCTGAGTTTCTGCGGGGACACCGCCGCACTGCACGAAGGGCTCGATCGGATTCAGGCGTACGTATGA
- the phnC gene encoding phosphonate ABC transporter ATP-binding protein yields MSGRPPGSGPDSEIVFDGVGVAYPNGFHGLREVSLTIPAGQMVGVVGLSGAGKSTLVRTINGLVPATEGTLTVGGRNVTRANGRQLRAIRSDVGMVFQGFNLAGRTTVLNNVLMGRLYESPWWRTLLGAWRKDDVELAMEALERVEIVQKAYSRASELSGGQQQRVGIARALAQKPTIILADEPVASLDPPTSHVVMEHLRRINGDLGVTVITNLHFLDLARKYSDRLLGLRAGEVVFDGTGADADEAVFESIYGRSLTNEDVLDATPNLDTA; encoded by the coding sequence GTGAGCGGTCGACCTCCCGGCTCCGGGCCGGACTCCGAGATCGTCTTCGACGGCGTCGGTGTCGCCTATCCGAACGGCTTCCACGGCCTGCGTGAGGTGTCCCTGACGATCCCCGCCGGACAGATGGTCGGCGTGGTCGGGCTCTCCGGGGCCGGGAAGTCGACCCTCGTGCGCACCATCAACGGGCTGGTGCCGGCCACCGAAGGCACGCTCACCGTCGGCGGCCGCAACGTGACGCGGGCGAACGGGCGGCAGTTGCGCGCGATCCGCTCCGACGTCGGGATGGTCTTCCAGGGCTTCAATCTGGCCGGACGCACGACGGTGCTGAACAACGTGCTCATGGGGCGGTTGTACGAAAGCCCTTGGTGGCGCACGCTTCTCGGCGCCTGGCGTAAGGACGACGTCGAGCTTGCGATGGAGGCGTTGGAACGCGTCGAGATCGTGCAGAAGGCTTACTCGCGCGCCTCGGAGCTCTCCGGTGGACAGCAACAGCGCGTCGGCATCGCCCGGGCACTGGCACAGAAGCCGACGATCATCCTGGCCGACGAACCGGTGGCCTCCCTTGACCCGCCCACCTCCCACGTCGTGATGGAGCATCTGCGTCGGATCAACGGCGACCTGGGTGTCACGGTGATCACCAACCTGCACTTCCTGGATCTGGCCCGAAAATACTCGGACCGGCTACTCGGCTTGCGTGCCGGTGAGGTCGTCTTCGACGGCACCGGCGCGGACGCCGACGAGGCGGTCTTCGAATCCATCTACGGCCGTTCGCTCACCAACGAGGATGTGCTGGACGCGACTCCGAACCTGGACACGGCGTGA
- the argG gene encoding argininosuccinate synthase, with amino-acid sequence MSKVLNSIPVGERVGIAFSGGLDTSVAVAWMREKGAVPCTYTADLGQYDEPDIDSVPGRAGQYGAELSRLVDCKRQLVEEGLAAVACGAFHIRSGGRIYFNTTPLGRAVTGTLLVRAMQEDGVSIWGDGSTYKGNDIERFYRYGLLANPGLRIYKPWLDAAFVDELGGRHEMSQWLVARDLPYRDSTEKAYSTDANILGATHEAKRLEHLDTSLEIVEPIMGVAYWDPAVAIETEDVTVRFERGRPVAINGSSYDDVVELFQLANRIGGRHGLGMSDQIENRIIEAKSRGIYEAPGMALIFAAYERLVNAIHNEDTIAQYHNEGRRLGRLLYEGRWFDPQSLMIREGLLRWVASAVTGEVTLRLRRGDDYSIIDTRGDALSYHPDKLSMERTADAAFGPTDRIGQLTMRNLDIADTRAKLELYAGLGALPERETDLVGELKPGGAASISANPAVSDEDEALDRAAIDFGVD; translated from the coding sequence GTGTCGAAAGTCCTGAATTCCATTCCCGTCGGCGAACGTGTCGGCATCGCCTTCTCCGGCGGCCTGGACACCTCGGTCGCCGTTGCCTGGATGCGCGAGAAGGGTGCCGTCCCGTGCACCTACACCGCCGACCTCGGGCAGTATGACGAGCCCGACATCGACTCGGTCCCCGGCCGTGCCGGGCAGTATGGCGCAGAGTTGTCGCGCCTGGTCGACTGCAAACGCCAGCTGGTCGAAGAAGGTCTGGCTGCCGTCGCGTGCGGCGCGTTCCACATCCGCAGTGGCGGGCGCATCTACTTCAACACCACTCCCCTCGGCCGCGCGGTGACCGGCACCCTGCTGGTGCGCGCGATGCAGGAGGACGGCGTCTCGATCTGGGGCGACGGGTCGACCTACAAGGGCAACGACATTGAGCGGTTCTATCGCTACGGCCTGCTGGCCAACCCCGGTCTGCGGATCTACAAGCCGTGGCTGGATGCCGCCTTCGTCGACGAACTCGGTGGCCGCCACGAGATGTCGCAGTGGCTGGTCGCGCGTGATCTGCCCTATCGCGACTCCACCGAGAAGGCCTACTCCACCGACGCCAACATCCTCGGCGCCACACACGAGGCCAAGCGACTCGAGCACCTCGACACCTCGCTCGAGATCGTCGAGCCGATCATGGGCGTCGCCTATTGGGATCCCGCGGTCGCGATCGAAACCGAAGACGTGACAGTGCGATTCGAGCGGGGCCGTCCCGTCGCGATCAACGGTTCGTCTTACGACGACGTGGTCGAGCTGTTCCAGCTCGCCAACAGGATCGGCGGACGTCACGGCCTGGGCATGTCCGACCAGATCGAGAACCGCATCATCGAGGCGAAGTCCCGGGGCATCTACGAGGCGCCGGGCATGGCGCTGATCTTCGCGGCCTACGAGCGTCTGGTGAACGCGATCCACAACGAGGACACCATCGCGCAGTACCACAACGAGGGCCGTCGTCTCGGCCGCCTGCTGTACGAAGGCCGTTGGTTCGACCCGCAGTCGCTGATGATCCGCGAGGGTCTGTTGCGCTGGGTCGCCTCCGCCGTGACCGGCGAGGTGACGCTGCGACTGCGCCGTGGCGACGACTACTCGATCATCGACACCCGCGGCGATGCGCTGAGCTATCACCCCGACAAGTTGTCGATGGAACGCACCGCGGATGCGGCGTTCGGCCCTACGGACCGCATCGGTCAGTTGACGATGCGCAATCTCGACATCGCAGACACCCGCGCCAAGCTCGAACTGTATGCCGGTCTGGGTGCACTGCCCGAGCGTGAGACCGACCTCGTCGGTGAGCTGAAACCCGGTGGTGCTGCGTCGATCTCGGCGAATCCGGCAGTGTCCGACGAGGACGAGGCGCTCGACCGCGCAGCCATCGACTTCGGCGTCGACTGA
- a CDS encoding HAD family hydrolase, whose amino-acid sequence MLTTPAQLPVLLLDFDGTVCLGDGPVLAYADAALKDLDDATARGIRKELDEYLSGAVGPRWADGYLAVQELTAGLLKRPTLDAAYTESRRRLQAGEVEVYLPIGLRLFLSSLNGVAERVLVTNAPIEGVAEVLTRLGLTSELDRVISSVGKPDGWTATLPQILGERPATAAVSVGDVYRNDIAPLIPYGVATAFIDRFGSADLPLAPTWTAPSFPDLYPALAEWLTSAHLEGN is encoded by the coding sequence ATGTTGACGACACCTGCGCAGCTGCCTGTACTCCTGCTGGACTTCGACGGCACGGTCTGCCTCGGCGACGGGCCGGTGCTGGCGTATGCCGACGCGGCTCTGAAGGACCTCGACGACGCGACGGCGCGCGGCATACGTAAGGAACTCGACGAGTACCTCAGCGGCGCGGTCGGTCCTCGGTGGGCGGACGGCTACCTTGCGGTGCAGGAGCTGACCGCGGGCCTGCTCAAGCGGCCCACCCTCGATGCGGCATACACCGAGTCCCGCAGACGACTACAAGCCGGCGAGGTCGAGGTGTACCTCCCCATCGGTTTGCGCTTGTTCCTCAGTTCGCTCAACGGCGTCGCCGAACGGGTGCTGGTCACCAATGCGCCCATCGAGGGTGTCGCCGAGGTGCTGACCCGACTGGGTCTGACCTCAGAGCTGGATCGCGTGATCTCCTCCGTCGGCAAGCCCGACGGCTGGACGGCGACCCTCCCCCAGATCCTCGGAGAGCGACCGGCCACCGCCGCCGTCTCCGTGGGCGATGTCTATCGCAACGACATCGCGCCACTCATTCCGTATGGCGTCGCGACGGCCTTCATCGACCGTTTCGGTTCCGCGGACCTGCCGCTGGCGCCCACCTGGACGGCGCCGAGCTTCCCCGATCTCTACCCCGCTCTCGCGGAGTGGCTCACCTCCGCCCATCTCGAAGGAAACTGA